The Xiphias gladius isolate SHS-SW01 ecotype Sanya breed wild chromosome 9, ASM1685928v1, whole genome shotgun sequence genome window below encodes:
- the fbxw10 gene encoding F-box/WD repeat-containing protein 10: MIICPLSVSSRSAKRRDPDADEDPEDPALTVVPGSSESVSGVGRYRDFIGCLPVDLSKRILGLLEERTLRRCQKVCRCWQLLAKETVEELKFRRNFQDQIKAMMNSCKGINIVSPTYSNIVEVLVPTKDDEEADIHSSDQKVRPFEAAYAKIKTRTVQMEERNVYCGAYFTKVLLNKEDPHRVVDYRGGSFMATGSKDRVLHLFHVASETKVVSAMRGHVGSIRAVLLCEDRDLVITASRDASIRCWNLKTDRCEMVLYGHAGTVNCLDVHADRLVSGAKDCIVKVWSLHTGKHFEDLNFKHPGSIQCVRISATEVYSSCDRGLVKIWDMEKAALLRVIAAHRSSVKCLFFDKWHLLSGDFNGHVMAWSIDCRAKECLMTFSHPKEVKSLTLVYLRVVTGCVDGRIRIFNFLTGDCLRDIAAEDETGRILSLHFHDNSILVSTTSSVKLYQFAKVFWDYTESTEAGQGDVLAQDGLVSEKSAASIRKLAFTSSGAGRTARAALPSRKMHNRNSEKPERAGFTRTTGRTHVRERPETAKRSVMLSEKATCERMKKRGLHHPPTRDYILLRVSAIQRAQCTDEVSINMERNARLRDSWGPHAPQDPLHSDIPAPKESLRTQICPRRQTLDGRPRRARTCVPILTRGASQNMTDTDVTTAPDTTRRLHHCSFSKKAQPPSADPQRAIKRVGAFTTSAKEGPQAPGCMLTRSQPNPEHCIKTSASLPKISPFGSIQRAGMIQAAPGDLPGRLCPGREGTRAEL, from the exons GTCTGTTAGAGGAGCGTACCCTGAGACGCTGCCAGAAGGTCTGCCGGTGCTGGCAGCTTCTCGCGAAGGAAACCGTGGAGGAACTCAAGTTCAGAAGGAACTTCCAGGATCAAATTAAGGCCATGATGAAC AGTTGCAAAGGCATTAATATAGTCAGCCCTACCTACTCCAACATCGTGGAGGTCCTCGTACCCACAAAGGATGACGAGGAAGCAGATATTCATTCCAGTGACCAGAAG GTCAGGCCGTTTGAGGCTGCTTATGCCAAAATCAAAACCAGAACCGTACAAATGGAAGAGCGAAATGTTTATTGTGGTGCATATTTTACCAAAGTGCTGCTGAACAA AGAAGACCCTCATCGGGTGGTGGACTACAGAGGAGGATCATTTATGGCCACGGGCTCCAAGGACCGCGTGCTGCACCTGTTTCATGTGGCATCGGAGACAAAAGTCGTGTCGGCGATGAGGGGCCATGTTGGCAGCATTCGGGCGGTGCTGCTCTGCGAGGACAGGGACCTGGTGATAACTGCGAGCCGCGATGCCAGCATCAG GTGTTGGAATTTGAAGACGGACAGGTGTGAGATGGTGCTGTATGGTCACGCCGGCACCGTCAACTGCCTGGACGTCCATGCTGATAGACTTGTCTCAGGGGCTAAAGACTGTATAGTAAAAG TGTGGAGTCTACACACAGGGAAGCATTTTGAGGATCTTAATTTCAAGCACCCCGGCTCCATTCAGTGCGTGAGGATCAGCGCAACAGAAGTGTATAGCAGCTGTGATCGGGGCCTTGTCAAAATATGGGACATGGAGAAGGCTGCACTGCTCAGG GTGATTGCTGCCCACAGGAGCTCGGTGAAGTGCCTGTTCTTTGACAAATGGCATCTCCTGTCTGGGGACTTCAACGGTCACGTCATGGCCTGGAGCATCGACTGTCGTGCTAAAGAGTGTCTAATGACCTTCAGCCACCCAAA AGAGGTCAAATCTCTGACGCTCGTCTACCTGCGTGTTGTTACTGGCTGTGTGGACGGAAGGATTCGCATATTTAATTTCCTCACCGGAGACTGTTTGAGAGACATCGCAGCAGAGGATGAAACAGGCCGTATACTGTCCCTGCACTTCCATGACAACAG TATATTAGTGAGCACAACATCCAGTGTGAAGCTGTACCAGTTCGCAAAAGTGTTCTGGGATTACACAGAGTCAACGGAGGCAGGCCAGGGTGACGTGCTGGCTCAAGATGGTTTGGTCTCTGAGAAATCTGCAGCTTCAATCAGAAAGCTTGCCTTTACCTCTTCCGGGGCAGGTCGCACCGCACGGGCGGCGTTACCCAGCCGAAAGATGCACAACCGTAACAGCGAGAAGCCAGAGAGAGCTGGGTTCACCCGCACTACAGGTCGAACACATG TCAGAGAGCGGCCTGAGACTGCTAAGCGGTCAGTGATGCTGAGTGAGAAGGCCACGTGCGAACGGATGAAGAAGAGGGGTCTTCATCATCCTCCGACACGTGACTACATCCTCCTCAGAGTCAGTGCCATTCAGAGGGCGCAGTGCACGGATGAAGTTAGCATCAACATGGAGCGCAACGCGAGGCTGCGAGATTCTTGGGGTCCTCACGCACCTCAGGATCCTCTGCACTCTGACATCCCGGCCCCGAAAGAGAGTCTGCGGACTCAGATATGTCCACGGCGGCAGACACTCGACGGTCGTCCCAGGAGGGCCAGGACCTGTGTCCCGATTTTGACGAGAGGTGCTAGTCAAAATATGACGGACACAGATGTCACCACGGCTCCTGACACCACGAGGAGACTCCACCACTGCTCGTTTTCTAAAAAAGCACAGCCTCCCAGTGCTGACCCACAGAGGGCGATCAAGAGGGTCGGTGCCTTCACCACAAGTGCCAAAGAGGGGCCACAGGCTCCTGGGTGCATGCTCACCAGGTCGCAGCCTAATCCAGAACACTGCATAAAGACTAGCGCCAGCTTGCCTAAGATCAGCCCTTTCGGGTCCATTCAGAGAGCTGGGATGATTCAGGCTGCTCCCGGTGACCTGCCTGGAAGACTGTGTCCAGGCCGAGAGGGAACTCGTGCAGAGCTGTGA